A part of Drosophila bipectinata strain 14024-0381.07 chromosome 3L, DbipHiC1v2, whole genome shotgun sequence genomic DNA contains:
- the CCDC151 gene encoding outer dynein arm-docking complex subunit 3: MVATISSHIDPTTQQGVCSLNKLIRVLFETVNRLDEAMESDKLNELNRQINEIKKRILLAEGQKTANAAEWQKQNRINCDTIGTLKKDIKELTVKASRLRNPLQRPVVIKEGASSGGGENRRAHSCTPTLIVGKATYPVGAKNAEDAIFLTDLKITESRKQLDLLRHKFKSRQQHFSRLVEKYRGLLANKEAQNQNLGEKPPETLEEDANRKLVCQLENEIHRTNVQWMEAEHIRKKYRSIEASLMTDAERFERSLRELEASLSDQKAEIERLQQVHNEAVEMRDAAKVILQRQEQQANLSQKTRERQALDFRKQVEARKLELERIGRKLFAETKTLVHQDSVGSSSGDQHTAKTENGEEEPVSQLESVTSDMESLFKQLMEASGATSPFEVFERFSAQKESAARLNYLRKAAEAEKANLEAEREALTSELEASKFSDVKESEVNQEVIEQIKNSIAAKEQDRKLDTDEADKSMGVLKYLKERICEMIFKVQEVDESNIEILERKLHVSVAELPNFLAHTAQDEDLIEILKLKIKRCQELSKSEDVPPFEIPKLDIVEEEDEEMYKAEQPKSPSAPEGEKPQPMPMCYYNLFAGRAQRAAGTSSSSPEQAPAAVATTDDDNEVPSRNFLKRQSVLIVDSKSRRKPFRPAPGGRRK; the protein is encoded by the exons ATGGTTGCCACAATAAGCTCCCATATCGATCCAACAACCCAGCAAGGCGTCTGTAGTTTGAATAAACTTATTCGAGTCTTATTTGAGACTGTAAACCGCTTAGATGAAGCCATGGAATCCGACAAGCTGAACGAGTTGAACCGGCaaataaatgaaatcaaaAAGCGGATTCTACTGGCAG AGGGCCAGAAGACGGCCAATGCGGCCGAATGGCAGAAGCAGAACCGCATCAACTGCGACACCATCGGAACTCTGAAAAAGGACATCAAGGAGCTGACGGTGAAGGCGAGTCGCCTGCGAAATCCTCTCCAGCGTCCAGTTGTCATCAAGGAGGGCGCCTCATCTGGCGGCGGGGAGAACCGAAGGGCCCATAGCTGCACACCCACTTTGATTGTGGGCAAGGCCACTTATCCTGTCGGAGCCAAGAATGCTGAAGATGCTATTTTTCTGACCGATCTGAAAATCACAGAGAGCAGGAAGCAATTAGATCTTCTCAGACACAAGTTCAAGTCCCGGCAGCAGCACTTTAGCCGGCTGGTAGAGAAGTATCGGGGTCTTTTGGCCAACAAGGAGGCACAGAACCAAAATCTAGGCGAGAAACCTCCGGAAACACTCGAGGAAGATGCCAACAGAAAGCTGGTGTGCCAGCTGGAGAACGAGATTCATCGCACTAATGTCCAGTGGATGGAGGCGGAACACATCCGTAAGAAGTACCGCTCCATCGAAGCTTCTCTGATGACCGATGCCGAGCGTTTCGAGCGCAGTCTTCGGGAGCTGGAGGCTTCTCTGAGTGACCAGAAAGCCGAGATCGAGCGGTTGCAGCAGGTTCACAACGAAGCAGTCGAAATGCGAGACGCCGCCAAGGTGATTTTGCAGCGACAGGAGCAGCAGGCCAATCTCTCGCAGAAGACACGTGAACGCCAAGCTCTGGACTTTCGCAAGCAGGTGGAAGCCCGCAAGCTGGAGCTTGAAAGGATTGGTCGCAAGCTATTTGCAGAGACAAAGACACTAGTTCATCAGGACAGTGTGGGCTCAAGTTCGGGTGACCAGCACACGGCCAAGACGGAGAACGGCGAGGAGGAGCCGGTGTCTCAGCTGGAGAGTGTAACCAGTGACATGGAATCGCTGTTCAAGCAGCTCATGGAGGCCTCCGGAGCCACCTCTCCATTCGAGGTTTTCGAGAGGTTCAGTGCCCAGAAGGAGTCCGCTGCCAGGCTGAATTATCTGAGAAAGGCAGCCGAGGCAGAGAAGGCCAATCTGGAGGCGGAGCGAGAGGCTCTAACCAGCGAGCTGGAGGCCTCCAAGTTCTCGGACGTCAAGGAGAGTGAAGT GAATCAAGAAGTCATCGAACAGATCAAGAACAGCATTGCGGCCAAGGAGCAGGATCGCAAGCTAGACACTGACGAGGCGGACAAATCGATGGGTGTTCTCAAGTATCTCAAGGAACGTATCTGCGAGATGATTTTCAAGGTTCAGGAAGTGGACGAAAGCAATATTGAGATACTAGAACGGAAACTCCACGTAAGCGTGGCAGAGCTACCAAATTTTCTGGCCCATACCGCCCAAGATGAGGACTTGATTGAG ATTCTCAAATTGAAGATCAAACGCTGCCAGGAGCTGAGCAAGTCCGAGGACGTGCCACCCTTTGAGATACCCAAGCTGGACATTGtagaggaggaggacgaggaaATGTACAAGGCGGAGCAGCCCAAGTCGCCGTCCGCCCCGGAGGGCGAGAAACCGCAACCCATGCCCATGTGCTACTACAATCTCTTTGCCGGACGAGCCCAAAGGGCCGCCGGCACATCCTCTTCCTCGCCGGAGCAGGCCCCAGCGGCTG TGGCCACCACAGATGACGATAATGAAGTCCCATCACGTAACTTCCTTAAGCGACAATCTGTGCTCATTGTGGATTCCAAATCCAGGCGAAAGCCCTTCCGACCAGCTCCTGGGGGAAGGCGCAAGTAA